In Fusarium oxysporum f. sp. lycopersici 4287 chromosome 6, whole genome shotgun sequence, a single window of DNA contains:
- a CDS encoding serine/threonine protein kinase (At least one base has a quality score < 10), which translates to MSEIYDLSQRCRSRFADILHVPDARSLPVIEVLRDEFEKWASYLGVFAHESVCLDTRLMYSDSLRNLVLQLLQISMRNLERIVEIEDQKTYDLSDTSQPSVVAEMESEDTASISSPLIESLKALEEAVHGLHRLGLAIRHSSSTNLTQRITSFIEKVDNGSTEGLVFSRLKEKLIDIPKRKGKPGASITLCKQLAVSIAFRYFRIQYRHSHQLKLKTPRQHEPTSEATDEPVSKSIDVSAQKSNLGSRKPLQIRVNQLISDISVTEPTIPDSSKALERYESSSPRSKGATSIVSVQLRDAIYPDIPQATVTCCPYCAQKLPASAKEKRAWERHVDDDIEPYTCISEECVDPPQLFSRYDAWARHMEDKHSSRWTEEVHKLISWCCDIDHEEQYFDDEGDFDEHVKADHQDCGTKDEISELKEWCELRRARPPYTCPICGCVPEDIATVVPWLIQRSSSIHNSEPHQISSDSEVELRRRLFRHIASHLKGLVLMSIISLDRPNSSRFFAFTKESLYEDLLDSIRSQLKDGLEKKNTTEKFATRGMVKHVLSPSNLEAVYEALKAANAKMPTDTDQVNARKFAEKVKERKLQHFLAVLIYAKCSIDATKEFLDKLVFGNEAEFQEDQETPNLLPASKEFLERLFSRPSDRRDFFDEQRTFCTLVLGSLDVVTIRSDDQISLPWLEQEQIGTGAFGVVYKVTIPKGHLTTDGNFSQPTSRLMTVARKDFICADTAKASFKKEVKAIRDIFSGQATHDNILKSFGTIVIEGKPSTFSLLMPLADLDLQEYMKRNPEIPPGDTSTRESIIRSARELADALDFLHRKMTTSEGDPIVCYHMDLKPSNILIFHDTRRRSEASNRDMIWKLSDFGLSRVKTRTRSQADLSNLFRTRFKDQSSQASATQNFRGTDMFLPVEAELEGRTMNGNSDIWSFGCILSLIFTYMGEGYKGFGGYSESRLLYSNKNVDYFYQYNKSNIGFEINRGVVEQHEKLIKLAAERSPLEGGAVRYMLKSLESEVLLIDQGSRCGADRIVELLQTTLKKYSTVESEFSITENDSMPHSLVQKAQEKVLGLFRRKSKQSLAQTNIRRWRLEVDKKLKYKDCVCSPDGSRVAYWTGKTITLFDDRSGLANAIPYRRVDSMGSRMSSTDSERESTLTVAGQYSLADWSRSWRSVRLTNRYLIAATTDELFNCYIFDVEFDRKLNMYSRVTLSHPEIHMLAVSPDRNSLACILQDKRGRPSLFTGRIVFDPAPQPAPAASIYSDTAKSEHKDAGVCIVDQKATLLELPPGEITCLTLETRNQGYIIVRNGSTLSVNVFIIEPLDMKQQDLMQWSMNNNVERLFTDMACLQSDNQSRRSELIIASQAERLFHLRYEGFESSPTVVIHPPIQNYRILKIATVEHSRKILALGSQSGSDHLLLLNIETRSPDVRPKITKLADIGVSAGYQAKLSVYCEGNETIARIMVDILEGPYLVLQIDVSNSLGT; encoded by the exons ATGTCAGAGATCTATGATCTATCCCAGCGATGCAGGTCTAGATTTGCGGACATTTTGCATGTCCCAGATGCGAGAAGCCTTCCAGTTATTGAGGTTCTACGGGATGAGTTTGAAAAATGGGCGTCGTACCTTGGCGTCTTTGCTCACGAGAGTGTGTGCCTGGACACTCGATTGATGTACAGCGACTCTCTTCGAAATCTGGTTTTACAACTGCTTCAAATATCAATGCGTAACCTAGAACGCA TTGTTGAAATCGAGGATCAAAAGACATACGACTTGAGCGACACTTCACAGCCATCAGTCGTTGCCGAAATGGAATCGGAAGATACTGCAAGTATTTCTTCTCCACTGATTGAGTCCTTAAAGGCTCTTGAAGAGGCTGTCCATGGCCTTCATCGTTTGGGTTTGGCAATACGCCATTCATCATCGACGAATTTGACGCAGAGGATTACTTCGTTCATTGAAAAGGTTGACAACGGGTCAACAGAGGGCTTGGTTTTCTCCCGGCTGAAAGAGAAGCTCATCGATATACCCAAGCGGAAGGGAAAGCCTGGGGCTTCTATCACGCTCTGTAAGCAATTGGCCGTGTCCATTGCTTTCCGATATTTTCGTATTCAATACCGTCACAGTCATCAACTGAAGTTAAAGACTCCGAGACAACATGAGCCAACGTCCGAAGCAACTGACGAGCCTGTTAGCAAATCTATAGATGTGTCTGCACAGAAATCTAACCTAGGTTCACGAAAACCACTTCAAATACGAGTCAATCAGCTTATATCTGACATATCAGTCACCGAGCCCACAATTCCAGACTCAAGTAAAGCATTGGAAAGATACGAATCTTCCTCGCCTAGATCTAAGGGAGCTACGTCTATTGTTTCTGTTCAGCTGCGAGATGCCATATACCCTGATATTCCTCAAGCAACAGTTACCTGTTGCCCATATTGTGCACAGAAGTTACCAGCTTCTGCCAAGGAGAAAAGAGCTTGGGA GAgacatgttgatgatgacatcGAGCCGTATACTTGTATATCAGAAGAGTGTGTCGATCCACCTCAGCTGTTTTCTCGATACGACGCGTGGGCTAGGCATATGGAGGACAAGCATTCTTCTAGATGGACGGAAGAGGTCCACAAGCTTATCAGCTGGTGCTGCGATATTGATCACGAGGAGCAGTAttttgacgatgaaggcGACTTCGATGAGCATGTCAAAGCCGATCATCAAGATTGTGGAACAAAAGACGAAATTTCAGAACTCAAAGAGTGGTGCGAGCTCCGGCGAGCTCGGCCTCCATACACATGCCCGATATGTGGTTGTGTACCTGAAGACATTGCAACAGTTGTCCCATGGCTAATTCAGCGCTCCTCGTCGATACATAACTCAGAACCACATCAAATTAGCAGCGACTCCGAAGTCGAGTTACGACGTCGCCTATTCCGCCATATCGCTTCCCACCTTAAAGGCCTCGTCTTGATGTCAATTATCTCTCTTGACCGGCCGAACTCTTCGCGCTTTTTTGCTTTCACGAAGGAGTCGCTATATGAGGACTTACTCGATAGCATAAGATCACAACTCAAAGATGGCCttgaaaagaaaaatacGACAGAAAAGTTCGCCACGCGAGGAATGGTCAAGCATGTCCTTTCGCCGTCAAATCTGGAGGCTGTTTATGAAGCCTTGAAAGCCGCGAATGCAAAAATGCCAACGGACACTGACCAAGTCAACGCACGTAAATTTGCGGAAAAGGTCAAGGAAAGGAAACTTCAACATTTCTTGGCAGTTTTAATATACGCCAAGTGCTCAATCGACGCCACAAAGGAATTTCTGGATAAGCTAGTGTTTGGAAATGAGGCGGAGTttcaagaagaccaagagaCACCAAACCTCTTACCAGCCAGCAAGGAATTTCTTGAACGTCTCTTCTCACGGCCGTCTGATAGACGAGACTTTTTTGATGAGCAGCGCACCTTCTGCACCCTGGTGCTTGGGAGTCTAGATGTTGTGACGATTCGCAGCGATGACCAAATATCACTGCCATGGCTGGAGCAAGAGCAGATCGGGACCGGAGCTTTTGGCGTTGTATATAAAGTCACGATCCCGAAGGGCCACTTAACCACGGATGGGAATTTCAGTCAGCCTACTTCGAGACTCATGACCGTCGCTCGCAAAGACTTTATCTGCGCCGACACCGCAAAGGCaagcttcaagaaggaggtcaAAGCAATCAGAGATATCTTCAGCGGCCAGGCGACGCATGACAACATCCTCAAGAGTTTTGGCACTATTGTCATAGAAGGAAAGCCATCGACCTTTAGTCTTCTCATGCCATTGGCAGATCTGGACTTGCAGGAATATATGAAGAGAAATCCGGAAATACCTCCTGGCGACACGAGTACACGAGAGAGCATCATTCGCTCTGCTAGAGAGCTTGCGGACGCCCTTGATTTTCTTCACAGGAAGATGACTACATCAGAGGGTGATCCGATTGTTTGCTACCATATGGACCTCAAGCCGAGCAATATTCTTATCTTTCACGATACTCGCAGAAGATCAGAAGCTTCCAATCGTGACATGATATGGAAGCTTAGCGACTTTGGTCTCTCGAGAGTGaagacaagaacaaggtcaCAAGCAGATCTAAGTAATCTTTTCAGGACACGCTTCAAAGACCAATCCAGCCAAGCCTCAGCGACTCAAAACTTCCGAGGTACAGACATGTTCCTACCAGTCGAAGCAGAACTAGAAGGCAGGACAATGAATGGGAATAGTGatatttggtcatttggTTGTATTCTCAGCCTCATTTTCACATATATGGGAGAAGGATACAAAGGCTTCGGAGGCTACAGCGAGTCACGACTTTTGTACAGCAACAAAAACGTCGACTATTTTTATCAGTACAACAAATCCAATATCGGGTTCGAGATTAACCGCGGAGTTGTTGAGCAGCACGAAAAGTTGATAAAATTGGCCGCCGAACGGAGTCCTTTGGAAGGAGGTGCTGTGAGATATATGCTCAAGTCCCTAGAGAGTGAAGTGCTCTTGATCGATCAGGGCAGCCGGTGCGGTGCAGATAGAATTGTCGAACTTTTGCAGACGACACTGAAGAAGTACAGCACCGTGGAAAGCGAGTTCAGCATCACCGAAAACGACTCAATGCCTCATTCCCTAGTTCAAAAGGCACAAGAGAAGGTTTTAGG CCTTTTCCGACGCAAGAGCAAGCAGTCACTCGCACAGACAAATATTCGTCGATGGAGACTAGAAGTGGATAAGAAGCTAAAGTACAAAGACTGCGTGTGCTCGCCAGACGGTAGTAGGGTAGCCTACTGGACCGGCAAAACCATCACACTATTCGACGACCGCTCTGGGTTAGCCAATGCAATACCGTACCGCAGGGTCGATAGTATGGGTTCAAGAATGAGTTCAACGGACAGTGAACGAGAGTCAACCCTGACAGTCGCTGGACAGTATTCCCTTGCAGATTGGAGTCGCTCGTGGAGATCAGTGAGGCTAACTAACAGATACTTGATCGCAGCAACGACAGATGAATTGTTCAAT TGTTACATATTCGACGTCGAATTTGACCGTAAGCTGAACATGTACAGCAGAGTAACCCTGTCACATCCAGAAATTCATATGCTGGCAGTTTCTCCTGACAGGAACTCCTTGGCCTGTATCCTTCAGGATAAGAGAGGCCGTCCTTCATTATTCACTGGCAGAATTGTATTCGATCCAGCTCCTCAGCCTGCCCCAGCGGCAAG CATCTACTCGGACACGGCGAAGAGCGAACACAAAGATGCTGGTGTTTGTATCGTTGATCAAAAGGCTACCCTCCTGGAATTGCCTCCAGGCGAGATCACCTGCCTGACCCTTGAAACGAGAAACCAAGGTTATATAATTGTTCGCAATGGTTCAACTCTATCGGTGAATGTATTCATCATCGAGCCTTTAGATATGAAGCAACAAGATTTAATGCAATGG TCCATGAACAATAATGTCGAAAGATTATTCACCGACATGGCGTGCCTGCAGAGTGATAATCAGAGCCGAAGATCCGAACTCATCATAGCCTCACAAGCGGAGCGACTGTTCCATCTCAGATACGAAGGTTTTGAATCGAGTCCAACGGTAGTCATCCATCCGCCCATCCAAAACTATCGTATTCTGAAGATCGCAACTGTCGAGCATTCGAGAAAGATTCTTGCTTTGGGGTCGCAATCTGGGAGcgaccatcttcttcttctaaaCATTGAAACCCGAAGTCCAGATGTTCGGCCGAAGATTACGAAGCTGGCAGATATCGGTGTATCAGCGGGTTATCAAGCAAAGCTGAGTGTTTATTGTGAGGGAAATGAGACTATTGCACGTATCATGGTGGACATACTTGAGGGTCCGTATTTGGTGCTTCAGATAGATGTCAGCAACTCGCTCGGTACATAG
- a CDS encoding hypothetical protein (At least one base has a quality score < 10) translates to MILEYETLLSDVSRLFASPLPWSCNASSNDAERIIIEETGALLAVYMGEIPIHLANKNTLSDEKLDRIALLLASLLLNLENLVNDDIPLWNTSTTEVAVMFPKLNALRLSIQREPSIDTCARYLSLHQQPIKFKATRRRISGILEDIKRTTGDRPAESVVQPPMDAPITPVQFHESFYTCTTGVLDAFQHHLKVCEPRSSNHKAFLHLKGSPNSGMEDQGDRVDILLAICSLQEAWQEVRCAFLGCKPLSTPPGEPGCIRSICEVARETYEFAGVVEVHVCEQQIFNKSIEETGTPYSNAVPAITLSNLMDKGLLANRYTFPEKHKLVLAFNLAQSLLQLYCSQWIQKDWTAEELYFLYETDKKKVHNIHQPYICCFFDGRTYKSDIEDSWHRYPFILAFGKLLFEIAEGKPIVVEKSKDGRFSLLRTLNLRFEKRCKDYFSTDYSRAILGCLRFQKLLQELTVGNELIKCRRVIQKEIVEPLGREVARFNNVTPGSQDLDLNETFFLDTANSQKQTARSKDLDSLEHACSSVNEAPSLPIRLLQFSDYSEASSEEKKNFARSFLKRFEEFRTHHVSRSEQAPRVKIAVLDTGLNLDDPSIRALRRRIECCNRSREINSYRNPIRETRNFTADSDADAEGHGTRVAGLLLTVAPEADVYVGKISHKMTTEVSDRTILEARKAFQWAIGDIGADIVSMSFGFVADPVWKGDMDRAIRSAYLSNKLLFAAASNYGANKRRTYPANATTVFCIHATDGNGNKSGMDPVPLQNNNNFTTLGVAVPCGYTDGKENFLSGSSYSTPIAVGIAANILDQAGVLQRNGVLDVDQRKKLYGYDGMKGVFELMACQTDRYDYLAPWNLWHGAADSDTVWAKIKEVLRK, encoded by the exons ATGATTTTAGAGTACGAAACATTGCTCTCAGATGTATCTCGTCTTTTTGCCTCCCCTCTTCCTTGGTCATGCAATGCAAGTTCAAATGATGCAGAACGCATTATAATCGAAGAAACCGGAGCGTTATTGGCGGTATACATGGGAGAGATTCCTATACACCTCGCAAATAAAAACACACTAAGCGATGAAAAGCTTGACAGAATTGCCTTGCTGCTGGCAAGTCTTCTCTTGAATCTCGAAAATCTTGTGAACGACGACATACCCCTCTGGAATACA TCCACGACGGAAGTAGCTGTCATGTTCCCAAAGCTCAATGCATTGCGTCTTTCAATCCAACGAGAACCATCTATCGATACCTGCGCTCGATATCTTTctcttcaccaacaaccCATCAAGTTCAAAGCCACCCGCCGCCGTATTTCGGGTATCCTTGAAGACATTAAAAGGACTACAGGTGATCGCCCTGCAGAGTCAGTTGTCCAGCCCCCGATGGATGCACCGATAACACCTGTACAATTTCATGAGTCGTTTTATACCTGTACTACTGGGGTACTTGACGcctttcaacatcatctcaaAGTCTGTGAGCCACGGAGTTCTAATCACAAAGCCTTTCTCCATCTCAAAGGTTCCCCAAATTCCGGCATGGAAGACCAAGGGGACCGGGTAGATATCCTGCTAGCAATATGCAGCCTACAAGAAGCTTGGCAAGAAGTACGATGCGCATTTTTGGGTTGCAA GCCTCTCAGCACCCCTCCTGGGGAGCCAGGCTGCATCAGAAGTATTTGTGAAGTTGCTCGTGAGACATACGAATTCGCTGGTGTTGTCGAAGTCCATGTTTGCGAGCAGCAAATTTTTAATAAGTCGATCGAAGAGACAGGGACGCCATATTCCAACGCAGTCCCTGCTATTACGCTCTCCAATCTAATGGACAAGGGTTTATTGGCGAACCGCTACACATTCCCAGAAAAACATAAGCTTGTTCTAGCATTCAACCTCGCCCAGTCTCTGCTCCAACTTTATTGCAGTCAATGGATCCAAAAGGACTGGACTGCAGAAGAATTATATTTTTTGTACGAGACTGACAAGAAGAAAGTTCACAATATTCATCAACCATATATCTGCTGCTTCTTTGACGGGAGGACTTACAAATCCGATATCGAAGACAGCTGGCACAGATATCCCTTTATACTTGCCTTTGGCAAGTTGCTCTTTGAGATAGCCGAAGGCAAACCCATTGTGGTTGAAAAATCGAAAGACGGGAGATTCAGCCTTCTCAGGACATTAAACCTACGATTCGAGAAAAGATGCAAAGATTATTTCTCGACGGACTATTCTCGGGCCATTCTTGGTTGTCTGAGATTTCAGAAACTATTGCAGGAACTTACAGTTGGTAATGAGCTAATAAAGTGCAGACGTGTTATCCAAAAAGAGATTGTAGAACCTTTAGGCCGAGAGGTCGCAAGGTTTAACAATGTGACCCCTGGTTCTCAGGACCTGGATTTGAACGAGACATTTTTTCTGGACACAGCCAACAGCCAAAAGCAAACAGCAAGATCAAAAGACTTGGACAGTTTAGAACACGCCTGTTCTTCTGTCAATGAGGCCCCAAGCCTTCCAATCAGGCTCCTGCAGTTCAGTGATTATTCGGAAGCTTCGTCGGAAGAGAA AAAGAACTTTGCAAGGTCCTTCCTGAAACGATTTGAGGAGTTCAGAACACATCATGTCTCACGATCTGAGCAAGCTCCACGGGTAAAGATCGCGGTTCTAGATACCGGCTTAAATCTTGATGATCCTAGTATCCGTGCTTTACGGCGTAGGATAGAATGCTGCAATCGATCACGGGAGATCAACAGCTATAGAAATCCGATAAGGGAAACTCGAAACTTCACGGCAGACTCGGACGCCGATGCAGAAGGCCATGGAACCCGAGTCGCAGGGCTTCTTCTAACAGTCGCACCAGAAGCTGATGTTTATGTGGGAAAGATATCTCACAAAATGACGACTGAGGTTTCTGATAGAACGATTCTAGAGGCAC GGAAGGCTTTTCAATGGGCTATTGGTGATATTGGTGCGGACATTGTTTCCATGTCATTTGGATTTGTCGCAGATCCTGTATGGAAAGGTGACATGGACCGAGCGATCCGTAGTGCGTATTTGTCGAACAAGCTTTTATTTGCCGCGGCATCCAACTACGGAGCCAACAAGCGTAGAACGTACCCGGCCAACGCAACGACAGTCTTCTGCATACACGCGACGGATGGGAACGGAAACAAAAGTGGAATGGACCCTGTTCCTCttcaaaacaacaacaattTTACCACGCTAGGGGTAGCGGTGCCGTGTGGCTATACAGATGGAAAGGAGAACTTTCTCAGCGGGTCATCTTACTCGACCCCCATTGCGGTAGGAATTGCTGCAAACATATTGGACCAGGCGGGAGTATTGCAAAGAAATGGAGTGTTAGATGTCGATCAGCGTAAGAAGCTTTACGGCTACGACGGCATGAAAGGAGTCTTCGAACTTATGGCATGTCAGACGGACCGTTATGATTACCTGGCACCTTGGAATCTTTGGCATGGGGCCGCGGATTCGGATACAGTATGGGCTAAGATCAAGGAAGTACTTAGGAAATAA
- a CDS encoding hypothetical protein (At least one base has a quality score < 10) produces the protein MATKNTYILVSDLTTPPPPYGPVDLGHILDNPTTLNPLNAGPTQRLKISSDEIYGPHKMEGFTATRKELFSGKFGIWAKFLSTVLGVGANAGVNTELDDDTVYSFGSLETMFFNPTDDYIRSSMTVPVIRSFMRSARFALPVYMITGIKVGREVSVQSSHQERRGFDMSTGAGHPGNPASGGLEMGTHSTKAQGFSFERGDDCVVALRLRKITYKSGEVKHKVEVKGATMQDGSQVLKEDETPELDLSDDIRCEVALDDFDDEMVVVDGTSFEDEAESRWIILA, from the coding sequence ATGGCGACCAAGAACACTTACATCCTTGTTTCCGATCTCACCACCCCGCCACCTCCATATGGCCCAGTTGATCTCGGCCACATCTTGGATAATCCAACAACTTTGAACCCGCTGAACGCTGGCCCAACACAACGCCTGAAGATCTCGTCAGATGAGATCTATGGGCCGCACAAAATGGAAGGCTTTACCGCTACACGTAAAGAGTTATTCAGTGGGAAATTTGGCATCTGGGCTAAGTTTCTCTCTACAgtccttggtgttggcgcAAATGCGGGGGTCAATACTGAACTCGACGATGACACGGTTTACAGCTTCGGTTCCCTCGAAACAATGTTTTTCAACCCGACCGATGACTACATCCGCTCAAGCATGACTGTGCCTGTGATAAGGTCCTTCATGCGATCGGCGAGATTTGCTCTACCGGTGTACATGATCACCGGTATCAAAGTCGGCCGAGAAGTATCTGTGCAATCTTCCCATCAAGAGCGGCGTGGTTTTGACATGTCTACTGGAGCTGGGCACCCTGGGAATCCAGCTTCAGGCGGACTTGAGATGGGTACCCACTCTACGAAAGCACAGGGGTTTTCGTTCGAGCGAGGCGATGACTGTGTTGTGGCATTGCGGTTGCGTAAGATCACATATAAGTCTGGAGAAGTCAAACACAAGGTGGAAGTAAAGGGCGCTACCATGCAAGATGGTTCCCAGGTCctcaaggaggatgagacTCCTGAGCTGGATCTGAGCGATGACATTAGATGCGAGGTTGCTTTGGATGACTTCGACGATGAGATGGTAGTGGTTGATGGAACGTCTtttgaggatgaagctgagTCTAGATGGATTATTCTTGCATGA